The sequence below is a genomic window from Streptococcus pantholopis.
ATCCTGATCCTTTTTTTGCTCCAGTTCCTGCTTCAGTCTGTTTTCTATTTGATAAAAATCAGTCGGCAGTCCCTCATCAGCAAATAAATTAACAGTTATAGTCTGATAGTTGGGCAGAGCCTGAATAACCGGCTGCCAGACTTTTTGATTCTGTCCCAGTCCGTGTAAAAAAATCAGCTGCATGTCTCATCTCCAATTAACTGATCAGCGGAGATACCGTATTCGTCCAATATCTTTTGAATGTCTGAGAAGTGCAGTCTAAAGTGCTCCAGACGGTGCCCGTCTGAACCGACAGAATATCTGTCACAGCCCATTTTTTTAAGCAGCCCCAGCGCGTAGCGGTAGAGAGGCTCGTGATGGTAAAGATACATGCTTTTAGCGTTCAGCTCAAAAGCTAAACCGCAGTCAATCATCTTTTGGAAAATGCGGCAGAGCTGGATTTCATAGGCTTTTAGTTCTTCAGCTGAGATATCAAACAGACGAAAACCATAGTCAAAATGGGCTAACACATCTGCTTCTACACGGCCAATGGCATATTCCAGTCGGTCCAAATAATCTTGGATAACAGTAGGTCTGTCCATAAGGGCTACTTCATCATCAAGATAATCATTAATGCCATTGTGATGAACTGAGAGAAGCTTTAAATCGTAGTCCTTATCAGCCAAATACGCCAGAATATCGGCTTCACGAGGCTGATAATAGCCAATCTCAATGCCCCGCCTGATACGGTTGCCATAGCGTCGCTTAAGTTCCTCTATTTCCTTAGAATAGGCTTCATAATCAGGGATATCATCTTGCTGGCTGTAAGGATTGGATAAGTCATAATGCTCAGTCGTTACAATTTCACCATTATAATGTTCCAAATAATCACGAAAATTTGCATCTGAATCGTAAGAAAAATGAGTGTGTAAATGATTATCGCGCATATTTCCCTCCCACAAAATATAAGAGTTTAGCCGTGTTGAGTTCCATTAAGATAGAAAGCCCGTGAAAAGCTTACAGCAAAAATAGGAGCCTGACCGAGGAGTCACTAAAGACTCTAGGGAAGGCTATACTCACAGAGCAGCCACATTCGTATGTCAGCTTACGCTTCCTACGACTGCGTCTCTTTTTTGCAAAGAGCTTAGGGCGTGTTCAGTTCACCAAGATACCAAAGACTCTTTAAAAATCTATTGCAGTCTTTACTTTATTTTAACATAGGATATGAACAAAAGCATCTGAGTTTTAAGATATAGTTTTAAACTATACCTCCTTTGTAAATTTAACTATTTTTCAAACAGGCTTTCTTTCGTTAAAATGGTAGCAACATATTATAGGATTGAGGTGTTCATTATGAGTCAATCGAAATTTCAACTGGTAGGGTCTCTTCTGAGGCCGTCTGAGCTCCGCCGCTATAAGACGGCTATTGAAAAGCGGGATGATATTACCTACCCTTTTTATGACCATTTTACCGGTTATCAGGAAACTGAAAAAGCGGCTATTCAGGCTGTTATTGCCCAGCAAAAAGAAAACGGTATTGATATACTGACTGACGGTGAGTATTCTAAATCGATGTGGCATCTGGATTTTATCTGGGGGTTAAAAGGTATTGAGCGCTATATCGCAGATCATGGCTATACTTTTAAGGATCATGACGGAGGCCAATACGAAACACGAAAGGATATCGGCATCCGCATTACAGAACCGCTCTCGGGCAAGAATCACCATTTTCTGGATATTTACAAATTGCTCAAAGCTGAAGCCGGAGAGACTGATACTAAGCTGACTGTCTGGGGGCCGGCTCATGCTTATACAGAATTGGCCATTTTTGATGGTTTGGCTGGACCTGGCCAAGTTTATGAAAGCAATGAAGCTCTCAAAAAAGGATTAATCAAAGCTTATAAAGAGTTTTTAACAGAATATAAGGCAGCAGGAGGCGAAATTATCCAATTTGATGACTGTTTGTGGGAACTGTTTGACCAAAGTAATCCAACAAGCTTTTTTGCAGACGGCAATGCTGCTTTAACGGATTTGGCTGATGAATTTATCCAAATCAATAATGAAGTAGTCGACTTCGGGCACCAATTAGGACTTAAGGTTTGGACCCACAATTGCCGCGGCAATTATGAAAGCCGTTCTGCTTCAGGCGGAAGCTATGAGGCGATAGCAGAGAAATTCCTGCATGATCAGCATTATGACCGCTTCTTTTTGGAATGGGACAGCGATGTTTCCGGTGATTTGAAAGCTCTTGCGTCCCTTAAAGATTCAGATGCTGAAGTGGTTTTGGGTCTGCTTTCCAGTAAAACGACTGATTTAGATGACGAGGAACGCGCTTTGCGTCTGCTCGAAGAAGCCAGCCAAATCTTGCCTAAAGAACGGCTCCTGCTTTCGCATCAATGCGGTTTTGCTTCCTGCGATTCTGGAAATGAGCTGGCTATCCCGCAGCAATGGGCTAAAATCAGGCAAGGTCAAGAAATTGCTGAAAAATTCTGGACTTAAACAGGATTGCTGCTGAGCTTAAGAGACAAAACTCAGTTTTGCGGCTTACTTAAAAGAAAAAACTGAGACAGTTCTCCATGATTGCCAAGCAATTATGGAGAACTATCTCAGTCTTTTTTATTAAAACAAGTGTCAGGAGTTTTGCAAGAAACGAATCAGCATCTTCTTTTCTGTATCCGTCAAATCATGAAGATGTCCTCTGTTTTTCAGTTCATAGCAATTACAGTGGGGGAGAAGAATTTTTGCCTGAGCAAGGATGTATTGACTTGGGAAAAAACAGTCCTTCTCAGCTGCAATGACCAGAACCGGAGCCTTATAGACTTTTAAGACAGCTTTACTGGTATTTGGCGGCATTTTGATTTTTATTTTGACATGGTCAAAACTATCTTTCAAAGAAGCCAAAAAGGCTTCATTCTTTGAAAAGCTGCTCTGAGTCATGATATGAGCAGCTTTTTTAAGATAGCTGTCTTTTTTTGTAAACTGGTACAAGCTTAGGGGCAGAGCCATTTGAAAAAGAGCACCGCTCATTTTATTATTAATAGCTGAAGGCATTTCTAAAACAGCTTTTTCCGGGCTGGCCTATAATATCGACAGAATAGATATGAAAGTCCGAGAATAAATTCTCCTGCAGCAGGAGATTAAAAGCAGCTGACATGTTTCCGCCGTGAAAAAACAGAAGCGGCCGGCCTGAAATATTGCCCGTTTCAATAACATGCGTTCGGCCGTACGATGTAGAGATACTGTAGTCCTGTTATGCGGCTGCTAAGAAGGGGCAGCTGATAATCATACAGGTCATGTGAGAGTTTACGGCTTAAGGCACTTTTATAGACAGCCATCCCAAACCTCCTTTAAACAAGATACAAAGCCCGTTAAAAACGCAAAGTAAAAATGACGGTAAGCCAGAAATCTTCGGTTTCGTCGGCGCACCTCTGCCAGAATGACTAGCTAACTCGAAATCAATTCTAAACTGAGATATATCTTTTTTACACAGCGTTTAGGGCCTGTTCAATTCAGGCTGCTCAACCTTAAAATCAGAGTTTAAGAACCTCCAATTTTTCTCCGCCCAGCAAAACCAAATATTGATCAACACATTCCATGCTGTAGGATCGGCTTAAGGCCTCTGCATACAGAGCCATCTGGCCTTGGTAGCGCTGCTTAATGGTCTGCGGATTTGTGAATTTATCGGTTTTGTAATCAAAGAGCACCAGACGGTCTGATAAAAGGATATAGCCGTCAATAATTCCGCGGACAACAAACTTTTCTTGACTGGCTGGATCATCTTTAAGCATAGCAAACGGAGCTTCTCTGTGCACCTTATCGGCATTTTTTTGGATAAGCTGACCAAGTTCTGTCTGTTCAAAGAAGGTTAAAATTTTATCAACTTGAATACTGTCCTTTACCGCCTGATCGACATTTAATTCTGCCATAGCAGCCGTCATATCGGACATTGTGACTTTTTTAGAAAGAGGCAGGCGCTGCAGGAGTTCGTGAACAGCAGACCCAAGCGCAGCAGCATCTGCCTTCTGCCGCTGTGAAAAATCGGGGAGCTTAAATGTAGGAGAGGTTTGGTAAAGACTGTCAGCCACAGCCACTCCTTCTCTGTCCAAGACCGGCTCATAAAGTTTTTTAATCTGACTCGGTGTCCGAACTGTCGGCAGTGTAATGGCAGCTTCATAGCGCTCGTTTAATTGTTCAACGGTTTCTAACATGGCTAGAGCTTGCTGCAGCTCTTCAAGTCGGGTGCTTTTTGCCTTTTTCGAGATGAGATCTGAAGATGGTTTTTGAAGCCTTCCAATCGGCTCCGTTTTTAAATCCTCATCTGTTACAAATCGTATTTTCAGATGCAGATCTTCTTGACTGTAGGCTGCCTGAACAGCAAGAACCCAGTCCTGAAAACTTTTGGCCTGTTCGCGATCAGACACTGGTAAAAACTGTCCTTGAGGGCTGTCAGCTGACCAGCGGCTGTCCCATTTTTCCTGACTGCCCTTGCCGACCAAATAAAGTTTCTGCTCTGCCCGAGTCATCGCGACATAGAGAAGCCGCATTTGTTCTGACAGTGCTGCGAGTTTCAGTTCCTGCTGATTGATTTGATAAGGTAACGTTTCCATGCGAACTCTGACAGAGGGCAAACTGTTTTCTTCTAACTCTTGCTTCATGTCTGCAGTATATTTGATACCAGCCCCATTTTGACGGCTGAGTATAATAGGGGAGCGGGAATCAGCCGGACTGAATTTTTTGTCCATATTGAGCAGAAAAACATATTTGAATTCCAGCCCTTTACTCTTGTGGATTGTCATCAAATTCACAGCATGTTTAGGAGCCGCGACTTCGACATCAGCCAAATCATTATCTGTCTCCAAAATTTTATCAATCATTGTGATAAAGCGGGACAAACCTTTAAAACCATTTTTTTCAAACTGGTCAGCACGCAAAGCCAAGGCATATAAATTGGCCTGAGCCTGCCTGCCGTTTGGATAAGAAGCGACATAATCATAGTAAAAACAATCATTATAGATTTTCCAGATTAAATCATAGAGCAGATGCAGTCCGGCAAAATCGCGCCAGCTGCGAAAGACTTTGAGAAAAGCTTCCACTTTCATCTGCAGTTCAGGGTAAATAAGCTCCATATGCTGACCGCGCCTGCCGGAAACATTTTCAATTTTTTCATAGAAATTCTGCTGCTGTCCGTCCTTGAGTGTCTGTAAGGACAGACGTGCCAATTCGTCCTCATCGAAGGCAAACATTGGGGAACGCAAAAGAGCGACTAGGGCATAGTCATTAAGCGGGTTGTCAATACTGCGCAAGGTGTCCAGCATCACCATCACTTCGACAGATTTCAAATAATTCTGCTCTCCGCCGTCAGCAACCAAAGGAATACCAAATTTGTTAAAGGTCTGCACAATATCATCATTGCGTGTTCTGGCAGCAACCAGCAGACTGATATCTTCAAAAGCAACCCCTTGCTCATTATGCAGACGGATAATTTCCT
It includes:
- a CDS encoding PHP domain-containing protein, with the protein product MRDNHLHTHFSYDSDANFRDYLEHYNGEIVTTEHYDLSNPYSQQDDIPDYEAYSKEIEELKRRYGNRIRRGIEIGYYQPREADILAYLADKDYDLKLLSVHHNGINDYLDDEVALMDRPTVIQDYLDRLEYAIGRVEADVLAHFDYGFRLFDISAEELKAYEIQLCRIFQKMIDCGLAFELNAKSMYLYHHEPLYRYALGLLKKMGCDRYSVGSDGHRLEHFRLHFSDIQKILDEYGISADQLIGDETCS
- the addA gene encoding helicase-exonuclease AddAB subunit AddA — its product is MSFKSFLTDQEIKELQLREAQSQRSQKRTAEQIEAIYTQGSNILVSASAGSGKTFVMVERIISQILCGISVDRLFISTFTVKAAGELKERLEKKLREALQETDDKALKQYLSEQLSSLPVADIGTMDAFTQQILNRYGYILGIAPNYRIIQDKSEQDILKDEVFSDLFSDYSRGRQAHLFRKLVKNFSGYRKDLQAFKQVVYQIHAFSQSTSNPKKWLQDVFLKGAQTYTDTDSVPELFISNLLAAMQEAADSLRDVTELEDYKKYTSKGKLTAAYQKHLRIIEHLSNGALHFAENYGRGSLPDFIGDVTDLLPAGSAVTVAGRKYPVFKELHSRLNSFRHLETVLSYQAESLPLLELLQAFVLDFSQQYLQAKIQESVFEFTDIAHFAIAILEENETIRRAYQDNYYEVMVDEYQDTNHMQERLLELLSNGCNRFMVGDMKQSIYRFRQADPQIFNQKFKEFQENPDTGRLIILKENFRSHVTVLDSVNSLFSHLMDEQIGDILYDKNHKLVAGSAGQQLSRPQNETEFLIYDTDSQTQAEEELSDDLISPGEVKLVAQEIIRLHNEQGVAFEDISLLVAARTRNDDIVQTFNKFGIPLVADGGEQNYLKSVEVMVMLDTLRSIDNPLNDYALVALLRSPMFAFDEDELARLSLQTLKDGQQQNFYEKIENVSGRRGQHMELIYPELQMKVEAFLKVFRSWRDFAGLHLLYDLIWKIYNDCFYYDYVASYPNGRQAQANLYALALRADQFEKNGFKGLSRFITMIDKILETDNDLADVEVAAPKHAVNLMTIHKSKGLEFKYVFLLNMDKKFSPADSRSPIILSRQNGAGIKYTADMKQELEENSLPSVRVRMETLPYQINQQELKLAALSEQMRLLYVAMTRAEQKLYLVGKGSQEKWDSRWSADSPQGQFLPVSDREQAKSFQDWVLAVQAAYSQEDLHLKIRFVTDEDLKTEPIGRLQKPSSDLISKKAKSTRLEELQQALAMLETVEQLNERYEAAITLPTVRTPSQIKKLYEPVLDREGVAVADSLYQTSPTFKLPDFSQRQKADAAALGSAVHELLQRLPLSKKVTMSDMTAAMAELNVDQAVKDSIQVDKILTFFEQTELGQLIQKNADKVHREAPFAMLKDDPASQEKFVVRGIIDGYILLSDRLVLFDYKTDKFTNPQTIKQRYQGQMALYAEALSRSYSMECVDQYLVLLGGEKLEVLKL